A genomic window from Rhizobium sp. Pop5 includes:
- a CDS encoding ABC transporter permease, whose protein sequence is MLRFLLVRIASAIPVLFILSVVTFAIIQAPPGDYADYIRSQLINQGGASYAQADAQAQAYRAEHGLDKPMVVQYVNWIGGIVTRGDFGYSMFYNKPVADVVGERLPRTLLLALVCHIFASVLGIGFGIWAATRQYSWIDSTLSAISFLGMTVPRFLMALIIVYLLVFQFNVSEIGSFFSPQYGGAPWSWAKFADLVHHVWPVVAIATFGGLAYNMRVMRGNLLDTLNAQYVETAKAKGLSGGAVVMRHAVPNALHPLVMYQGVVLPYMLTGEIETAIIFALPTVGPAIVGSMAVGDVYVTATFMMVLSATLIVGNIIADMLLALLDPRVRQFGGA, encoded by the coding sequence ATGTTACGATTCCTGCTCGTGCGCATAGCCTCCGCGATCCCCGTTCTCTTCATCCTGAGTGTGGTGACTTTCGCGATCATCCAGGCCCCGCCCGGCGACTATGCCGATTATATAAGATCCCAGCTGATCAACCAGGGCGGTGCGTCCTACGCTCAGGCCGATGCGCAAGCGCAGGCCTACCGGGCCGAACACGGCCTCGATAAGCCGATGGTCGTCCAATACGTCAACTGGATCGGCGGAATCGTGACGCGCGGCGATTTCGGCTACAGCATGTTTTACAACAAGCCGGTCGCCGACGTCGTCGGTGAGCGACTGCCGCGCACGCTGCTTCTGGCGCTCGTCTGCCACATCTTCGCCTCGGTGCTGGGCATCGGCTTTGGCATCTGGGCGGCGACCCGCCAGTACAGCTGGATCGACAGCACGCTTTCGGCGATTTCCTTCCTCGGCATGACGGTGCCGCGCTTCCTGATGGCGCTGATCATCGTCTATCTCCTGGTTTTCCAGTTCAACGTTTCCGAGATCGGCAGCTTCTTCTCGCCGCAATATGGCGGGGCCCCATGGTCCTGGGCGAAATTCGCAGATCTCGTCCACCATGTCTGGCCTGTTGTGGCGATCGCCACCTTCGGCGGGCTCGCCTACAACATGCGCGTCATGCGCGGCAATCTGCTCGATACTTTGAATGCCCAATATGTCGAGACGGCAAAGGCAAAGGGACTTTCCGGCGGCGCGGTGGTGATGCGCCATGCGGTGCCGAACGCACTGCATCCTCTGGTGATGTATCAGGGCGTCGTGCTGCCTTATATGCTGACCGGCGAAATCGAAACCGCGATCATCTTCGCACTGCCGACCGTCGGCCCGGCGATCGTCGGTTCGATGGCGGTCGGCGACGTCTATGTCACCGCCACTTTCATGATGGTGCTGTCGGCGACGCTGATCGTCGGCAACATCATCGCCGATATGCTGCTGGCCCTGCTTGATCCGCGCGTGCGCCAGTTCGGAGGAGCCTGA
- a CDS encoding YcaO-like family protein: MEDGMLDHIFDIPLSSPPDPWQTVQRILARKQEYGITRLGSVTELDRIGIPVVQVIRPQALSVAVSQGKGLTVPLAAISGLMESLEGWASERIAPDRVFTATFGDINEKEFWSHLGVGRDEERLSWIGGLDLFSGRRTPVPLALVDSAYTVLSPHPHWLPRDTTGLAAGTSLQSATLHAGLEILERQARCTAMKTPHFFDRFQIDGRSVRSGSAGDIMQRLAKAGFVTGIWKIPAPHALPIYWCHVMEGAGRAPFAPLPAEGFGCNFSHDRALTSALLEACQSRLGVISAARDDISSEVYSYADTSELSAWRQQLAQGGISYVADEDPVAKDRSMLAIVEALKLAGAKAAIRVVLHSDDRIPLHVVRVVAPPLETNPEADLA, encoded by the coding sequence ATGGAGGACGGGATGCTCGACCATATCTTCGATATCCCCCTCTCCTCGCCTCCTGATCCCTGGCAGACGGTGCAGCGCATCCTGGCGCGTAAACAAGAATACGGCATCACCAGGCTGGGCTCTGTCACAGAGCTCGACCGGATCGGCATCCCCGTCGTCCAGGTCATCAGGCCGCAGGCGCTTTCCGTTGCCGTCAGCCAGGGCAAAGGTTTGACTGTGCCGCTTGCGGCGATATCGGGCCTGATGGAATCCCTGGAGGGATGGGCCTCGGAGCGGATTGCCCCGGACCGCGTCTTCACGGCGACCTTCGGCGACATCAACGAGAAGGAATTCTGGTCGCACCTTGGCGTCGGACGAGATGAGGAGAGGCTTTCCTGGATCGGCGGACTGGATCTCTTTTCCGGCCGGAGAACGCCTGTCCCGCTTGCCCTTGTCGATTCCGCATACACCGTCCTCTCGCCTCACCCGCATTGGCTGCCCAGAGACACAACGGGCCTTGCGGCCGGCACCAGCCTGCAAAGCGCGACCTTGCATGCCGGCCTGGAGATTCTCGAGCGGCAGGCGCGATGCACGGCGATGAAGACCCCGCATTTCTTCGATCGCTTCCAGATCGACGGCCGCTCGGTCCGCTCCGGCAGCGCCGGCGACATCATGCAGCGGCTGGCCAAGGCGGGTTTCGTCACCGGCATCTGGAAAATCCCGGCGCCGCATGCGCTGCCGATCTACTGGTGCCACGTGATGGAAGGTGCCGGCCGCGCTCCCTTTGCCCCCTTGCCGGCCGAAGGTTTCGGCTGCAACTTCAGCCATGACCGCGCTTTGACCAGCGCATTGCTCGAAGCGTGCCAATCGCGGCTGGGGGTGATTTCGGCTGCACGCGACGATATCAGCAGCGAAGTCTACTCCTATGCCGATACCTCGGAGCTTTCCGCATGGCGCCAGCAACTCGCACAGGGCGGCATCTCCTATGTCGCCGATGAAGATCCTGTCGCCAAGGACCGCTCCATGTTGGCGATCGTCGAGGCCTTGAAGTTGGCCGGGGCGAAGGCGGCCATCAGAGTGGTTCTTCATTCGGATGATCGCATTCCCCTTCACGTCGTCCGGGTGGTTGCTCCGCCGCTGGAAACAAATCCGGAGGCGGATCTTGCGTGA
- a CDS encoding GGDEF domain-containing protein: MDEIFEQLLHLSAHTETLIAVYDSDDRLQYANSAFRSVYFIEPDETPLWPDLMRRNFQLSRGTVIRTGNFEEWLRSTQSRRGKIGYRAFETDLCDGRWLWMTEAVQKNGWMLCIASDITNLRAHGRTVRQDRDQAIKASYTDELTGVANRRFVMARVDDMLAAAEHGSPGCLAVFDIDNFKHINDRLGHHAGDIVLRDFAHRIHQNVRRNDCFGRVGGEEFLLVMPATGPDDAIAMVERMLTVIRFSRPLPDSPDFSYTCSAGIAACAPSDSASDLYRRADQALYAAKLSGRDRVRAA, from the coding sequence ATGGACGAGATATTCGAACAGCTTCTGCACCTCTCCGCACACACCGAAACGCTAATTGCGGTCTATGATAGCGATGACCGGCTGCAATATGCCAACAGCGCCTTTCGTTCGGTCTATTTCATCGAGCCGGATGAAACGCCGCTCTGGCCGGATCTCATGCGGCGCAATTTTCAGCTGAGCCGTGGCACCGTCATTCGGACAGGCAATTTTGAAGAGTGGCTGCGCTCGACACAGTCGCGCCGCGGCAAGATCGGTTATCGGGCTTTCGAAACAGATCTATGCGATGGCCGATGGCTTTGGATGACCGAGGCCGTCCAGAAAAACGGCTGGATGCTGTGCATCGCGAGCGACATCACCAATCTGCGGGCGCATGGCCGGACTGTCCGGCAGGATCGCGATCAGGCGATCAAGGCGTCTTACACCGACGAGCTCACGGGTGTCGCCAACCGCCGCTTCGTGATGGCGCGCGTCGACGACATGCTGGCCGCGGCGGAGCACGGAAGCCCCGGATGCCTTGCCGTCTTCGACATCGACAATTTCAAACACATCAACGACCGGCTCGGCCACCATGCCGGCGATATTGTGCTCCGCGATTTCGCCCATCGCATCCATCAGAATGTTCGCCGCAACGATTGTTTCGGGCGCGTCGGCGGCGAAGAGTTCCTGCTCGTGATGCCGGCAACCGGGCCGGACGACGCCATTGCTATGGTCGAGCGTATGCTGACGGTGATCCGCTTCTCCCGGCCCCTGCCTGACTCTCCCGACTTCAGCTACACCTGTTCCGCCGGCATCGCCGCCTGCGCCCCGTCAGACAGCGCGTCGGACCTTTACCGGCGCGCCGATCAGGCACTCTATGCCGCCAAGCTGAGCGGCCGGGACAGGGTGCGCGCGGCGTAG
- a CDS encoding alpha-glucosidase/alpha-galactosidase, with translation MAGNPKITFIGAGSTVFMKNIIGDVLQRPALSGATIALMDLNPQRLEESAIVVNKLISTLGVKAKAETYSDQRNALAGADFVVVAFQIGGYEPCTVTDFEVPKKYGLRQTIADTLGVGGIMRGLRTVPHLWKVCEDMLAVCPEAIMLQYVNPMAINTWAISEKYPTIRQVGLCHSVQGTAMELAHDLDIPYEEIRYRAAGINHMAFYLKFEHRQPDGSYRNLYPDLLRGYREGRAPKPGWNPRCPNKVRYEMLTRLGYFVTESSEHFAEYTPYFIKEGREDLIEKFGIPLDEYPKRCIEQIERWKGQAEAYRSADKIEVTPSKEYASSIINSVWTGEPSVIYGNVRNNGCITSLPENCAAEVPCLVDASGIQPTFIGNLPPQLTALMRTNINVQELTVQALMTENREHIYHAAMMDPHTAAELDLDQIWSLVDDLLAAHGNWLPEWARTSSKVQAA, from the coding sequence ATGGCAGGAAATCCCAAGATCACGTTCATCGGAGCTGGCTCCACCGTCTTCATGAAGAACATCATCGGCGACGTGCTTCAGCGTCCGGCGTTGTCGGGTGCGACCATCGCGCTGATGGATCTCAATCCGCAGCGGCTGGAAGAAAGCGCCATCGTCGTCAACAAGCTGATCTCGACGCTCGGCGTGAAGGCGAAGGCCGAGACCTATTCCGACCAGCGCAACGCGCTTGCGGGCGCCGATTTCGTCGTCGTCGCCTTCCAGATCGGCGGCTACGAGCCTTGCACCGTCACCGATTTCGAGGTGCCGAAGAAATACGGTCTGCGCCAGACGATCGCCGATACACTCGGCGTCGGCGGCATCATGCGCGGGCTTCGCACAGTGCCGCATCTCTGGAAGGTCTGCGAGGACATGCTCGCCGTCTGCCCCGAAGCGATCATGCTGCAATATGTCAATCCGATGGCGATCAACACCTGGGCGATCTCGGAGAAATATCCGACCATCCGACAGGTCGGCCTCTGCCATTCGGTGCAGGGCACGGCGATGGAACTGGCCCATGACCTCGACATTCCTTACGAGGAAATCCGCTATCGCGCGGCCGGCATCAATCACATGGCTTTCTATCTCAAATTCGAGCATCGCCAGCCGGACGGTTCGTACCGCAACCTCTATCCCGACCTCCTGCGCGGCTATCGCGAGGGCAGGGCGCCGAAGCCCGGCTGGAACCCACGCTGCCCGAACAAGGTGCGCTACGAGATGCTGACGCGGCTCGGCTATTTCGTCACCGAAAGTTCCGAACATTTCGCCGAATACACGCCCTATTTCATCAAGGAAGGCCGCGAGGACCTGATCGAGAAATTCGGTATTCCGCTCGATGAATATCCGAAGCGCTGCATCGAGCAGATCGAGCGCTGGAAGGGCCAGGCCGAGGCCTATCGCTCCGCCGACAAGATCGAGGTCACGCCGTCGAAGGAATACGCCTCCTCGATCATCAACTCGGTCTGGACCGGCGAGCCCTCGGTGATCTACGGCAACGTCCGCAACAATGGCTGCATCACTTCGCTGCCGGAAAATTGCGCCGCCGAAGTGCCCTGCCTCGTCGATGCCTCCGGCATCCAGCCGACCTTCATCGGCAACCTGCCGCCGCAGCTGACCGCGCTGATGCGCACCAATATCAACGTGCAGGAACTGACGGTGCAGGCGCTGATGACTGAGAATCGCGAGCACATCTACCACGCCGCGATGATGGACCCGCATACGGCGGCCGAACTCGACCTCGACCAGATCTGGTCGCTGGTCGACGATCTGCTCGCCGCCCACGGCAACTGGCTCCCCGAATGGGCGCGCACATCCAGTAAAGTCCAGGCTGCCTGA
- a CDS encoding TfuA-like protein, protein MRDDVVVFLGPTLSETEALGYLDAIYRPPVGCGDVVRAVADYGPSAVVLIDGVFAQRPAVRHQEILWAMARGVRVYGAASIGALRAAELAPQGMIGHGLIYRWYRRHPLADDADVTVPMAPVELGSRALGDALIDIRLSLRKAERAGVIGRRLRDQLESLARALHFSERSFARLLAMAENNPGPADKLAALKSWLKAEAVNQKRRDAVNLLTYLADHKLKSGANPISFDFELTESFANDMEYCGLLETLLSKHK, encoded by the coding sequence TTGCGTGACGATGTCGTGGTCTTTCTCGGCCCTACTCTCTCCGAGACGGAAGCGCTCGGATATCTCGACGCGATCTATCGGCCTCCCGTCGGCTGCGGCGATGTCGTGCGCGCCGTGGCGGATTACGGGCCGTCGGCGGTCGTGCTAATCGACGGCGTCTTCGCGCAGCGCCCGGCCGTTCGTCACCAGGAAATTCTCTGGGCGATGGCCCGTGGGGTCCGCGTCTACGGTGCGGCCAGCATCGGCGCGCTGAGAGCAGCGGAACTCGCGCCCCAGGGAATGATCGGACACGGACTGATCTACCGATGGTATCGGCGGCACCCGCTCGCCGACGATGCCGACGTCACGGTGCCGATGGCGCCCGTCGAACTGGGATCACGCGCATTGGGCGACGCTCTCATCGACATCAGGCTGAGCTTGAGAAAAGCGGAACGCGCCGGGGTCATCGGAAGACGATTGCGAGATCAGCTGGAGTCCCTGGCCCGCGCGCTGCACTTCAGCGAAAGATCATTCGCCAGGCTTCTCGCAATGGCTGAAAACAATCCCGGCCCTGCGGACAAGCTAGCGGCACTAAAGTCGTGGCTGAAAGCCGAGGCCGTAAACCAGAAACGAAGGGATGCGGTAAATCTTCTGACATATCTCGCCGACCACAAGCTAAAATCCGGGGCCAACCCCATTTCCTTCGACTTTGAACTTACGGAATCATTCGCAAACGATATGGAGTACTGCGGATTGCTCGAAACACTATTGTCGAAACACAAGTAG
- a CDS encoding ABC transporter permease: protein MLAFDSSATPPTAESAIKKPSHGSESYLALVWRRLRRSWTGMAGLVLVGLLILMAIFADFFAPMDPKATDVGFAPPQIMSFHDKDGNFVFQPRVYALSDSKELDPVTFQPIVGMDYDNPRLLGFFVKGADYRLFGLFPANRHFFGSTDGQPAHFLGTDKFGRDVLSRAIIGSRISLVIALTVVFIVTIIGTTVGMVSGYFGGTFDVWVQRFVELVLAFPQLPLYLALTSLIPVTAPTNVFLAFVIVVMSALGWAQMSREVRGKTLALARIDYVRAAMAVGATDRRIIMQHIFPNVMSHVIVAVTLAIPSVVLLESFLGFLGFAVKPPLISWGLMLQDTATYSVIGSYPWILSPVAFVLVTVFAFNALGDGLRDAVDPY from the coding sequence ATGCTTGCTTTTGACTCTTCCGCCACGCCGCCGACAGCTGAATCGGCGATCAAGAAGCCTTCGCATGGCAGCGAGAGCTATCTGGCGCTGGTCTGGCGCCGGTTGCGGCGCTCCTGGACCGGCATGGCCGGGCTGGTGCTGGTCGGGCTCCTGATCCTCATGGCGATCTTTGCCGATTTCTTCGCGCCGATGGACCCGAAAGCGACCGATGTCGGCTTCGCGCCGCCGCAGATTATGAGCTTCCACGACAAGGACGGGAACTTTGTCTTCCAGCCGCGCGTCTATGCGCTGTCGGATTCCAAGGAACTCGATCCGGTCACCTTCCAGCCGATCGTCGGCATGGATTACGACAATCCGCGGCTGCTCGGCTTCTTCGTCAAGGGTGCGGATTACCGGTTGTTCGGCCTCTTTCCCGCGAACCGGCACTTCTTCGGTTCGACCGACGGCCAGCCGGCGCATTTCCTCGGCACCGACAAGTTCGGCCGCGACGTGCTGTCGCGCGCCATTATCGGTTCGCGCATCTCGCTGGTGATCGCGCTCACCGTGGTCTTCATCGTCACCATTATCGGCACGACGGTCGGCATGGTCTCAGGCTATTTCGGCGGGACCTTCGATGTCTGGGTGCAGCGCTTCGTCGAGCTGGTGCTCGCCTTCCCGCAGTTGCCGCTCTATCTGGCTCTGACCTCGCTGATCCCGGTGACGGCGCCGACCAATGTCTTCCTCGCCTTCGTCATCGTCGTGATGTCGGCGCTCGGCTGGGCGCAGATGTCGCGCGAGGTGCGCGGCAAGACCCTGGCGCTCGCCCGCATCGATTATGTCAGGGCGGCCATGGCGGTCGGGGCCACCGACAGGCGCATCATCATGCAGCATATCTTCCCGAATGTGATGAGCCATGTCATCGTTGCGGTGACGCTCGCCATACCAAGCGTCGTGCTGCTTGAATCCTTCCTCGGTTTCCTGGGCTTCGCCGTCAAGCCGCCGCTGATCTCCTGGGGGCTGATGCTGCAGGATACGGCGACCTATTCGGTCATCGGTTCCTATCCCTGGATTCTCTCTCCTGTCGCCTTCGTGCTCGTCACCGTCTTCGCCTTCAACGCGCTTGGCGACGGACTGCGCGATGCGGTCGATCCTTATTGA
- a CDS encoding ABC transporter ATP-binding protein: MALALVNSFAPPVRHDHDGRSDTPIIDARNVAVNFKVEDGMVEAVKDVSFQLYRGETIAIVGESGSGKSVTARTVMGLLSKRAVVSGKSTVSYDGSNILKFSERARRKLRGDRISMIFQEPMSSLNPIYTIGSQIVEAIRVHRRISRRDAQKRALELLEHVQIPDPAARLKQYPHQLSGGQRQRVMIAMALANDPDVLIADEPTTALDVTVQAQILNLIRNLQKELGMAVILITHDLTVVRQFSDYVYVMQHGEVREHNVTEALFANPQHAYTRHLLASEPRGQANPLPEGSDVILDAKGVRVSFMLRHGTILKPEMRELVAVDSLDLSLRRHETLGLVGESGSGKTTFGQAILRLNNAQNGEIYFDRQPIHGLSRAEMRPLRARMQVVFQDPFSSLNPRMTIGQIIDEGLVVNRLGATRGERQDRVREALIAAGMPGNILSRFPHEFSGGQRQRIAIARAIALEPEFILLDEPTSALDLSVQAQIIELLRKLQDERGLSYLFISHDLKVVRALCHRVIVMQHGKIVEEGPVNEVLTHPKTAYTERLVKAAFEVA, from the coding sequence ATGGCTCTTGCACTGGTCAATTCCTTCGCCCCGCCCGTCCGCCATGATCACGACGGCCGTTCGGACACGCCCATCATCGATGCGCGCAACGTGGCAGTGAATTTCAAGGTCGAGGACGGCATGGTCGAGGCCGTCAAGGATGTCTCCTTCCAGCTTTATCGCGGCGAGACGATCGCGATCGTCGGCGAGTCCGGCTCCGGCAAATCGGTGACGGCGCGAACGGTGATGGGGCTCTTGTCGAAGCGCGCCGTCGTCTCCGGCAAATCGACCGTTTCCTATGACGGCAGCAATATCCTCAAATTTTCCGAGCGGGCGCGCCGCAAGCTGCGCGGCGACCGTATCTCGATGATCTTCCAGGAGCCGATGAGTTCGCTGAACCCGATCTATACGATCGGCAGCCAGATCGTCGAGGCGATCCGCGTGCATCGCAGGATCAGCAGGAGGGATGCGCAAAAGCGTGCACTCGAACTGCTCGAACATGTCCAGATCCCCGATCCGGCGGCGCGGCTGAAGCAATATCCGCATCAGCTTTCCGGCGGTCAGCGCCAGCGCGTGATGATTGCCATGGCGCTCGCCAACGATCCCGACGTGCTGATCGCCGACGAGCCGACGACGGCGCTCGACGTCACGGTGCAGGCGCAGATCCTCAATCTGATCCGCAACCTGCAGAAAGAGCTGGGGATGGCGGTCATCCTCATCACCCACGATCTGACGGTCGTGCGGCAGTTCTCCGACTACGTCTATGTCATGCAGCATGGCGAAGTGCGCGAGCACAACGTCACCGAAGCTCTGTTTGCCAATCCGCAGCACGCCTATACGAGGCATCTGCTCGCTTCCGAACCGCGCGGCCAGGCCAATCCGCTGCCGGAGGGTTCGGATGTCATTCTCGATGCCAAGGGTGTGCGCGTCTCCTTCATGCTGCGCCACGGTACCATCCTGAAACCCGAGATGCGCGAACTCGTCGCGGTTGACAGCCTCGACCTGTCGCTGCGCCGTCACGAGACGCTCGGCCTCGTCGGTGAATCCGGTTCCGGCAAGACGACGTTCGGCCAGGCAATCCTGCGGCTGAACAACGCCCAGAACGGCGAGATCTATTTCGACCGTCAGCCGATCCACGGCCTTTCAAGAGCCGAGATGCGGCCTTTGCGCGCCCGCATGCAGGTGGTGTTCCAGGATCCGTTCTCATCGCTCAATCCGCGCATGACGATCGGCCAGATCATCGACGAAGGGCTCGTCGTCAACCGGCTGGGCGCGACCCGCGGCGAACGGCAGGACCGGGTGCGCGAGGCGCTCATTGCCGCCGGCATGCCCGGCAATATCCTTTCACGTTTCCCGCACGAATTTTCCGGCGGCCAGCGCCAGCGCATCGCGATCGCCCGCGCCATCGCGCTGGAACCGGAATTCATCCTGCTCGACGAGCCGACATCGGCGCTCGACCTCTCCGTCCAGGCGCAGATCATCGAACTCCTGCGCAAGCTGCAGGACGAGCGCGGCCTGAGCTATCTCTTCATTTCCCACGACCTCAAGGTCGTCAGGGCGCTCTGCCATCGGGTCATCGTCATGCAGCATGGCAAGATCGTCGAAGAGGGGCCCGTCAACGAAGTTCTCACCCATCCCAAGACCGCCTACACCGAACGGCTCGTCAAAGCCGCTTTCGAGGTAGCATGA
- a CDS encoding AAA family ATPase: MKTLDARIRFSGERRQVTALFYDIVGSTELLLRSEPEKFFRAVSALHQSAETIIKRHGGFLHQRLGDGGCCFFGYPDQSEDAAESAVQASLELLGIVTSTKAKARTAFRLRIGVATGLVVFSTQGDEIVGTAPVLAARLQAEAEPNSVLVAGSTVQLTRHKFDYALIRKAKLKGFEDPVALWRPRDRGRLTSEPSLPHVWDRPIRGRENELAALLSAWNSARDGKGSSITVVGEAGIGKSRLIGELARNLLQTPHETLIFQCGRRMESQPLHPFLSFLDRLVGEASILKDGDSAAFMQALRASGRKVNASVAQTILSFTSDRSPATSRNIRVSNLSDRAFRREVIEAAADILTCKVTAVPTLLVFEDVHWADGMTLELIDRLGSLAGQLPILVVQTSRIRRSLALATEIELTGLASAAVRDLVASIWGEPPPPGLDDFILDQCDGMPLYAEELANFFRARQPLSKASSEWQELLREGGVTSLNDLLSARLAATGSARRVAQFASVIGREFSMSLLAYLLEGVDRQAVDVAVERLLSQGIIEPSSIGPGSFQFRHVLTQEAAYSSLLKTDRRRIHKRIADLLIGEAKPSLPAAIAAWQCAEAGLHDAAARFALAAAEASVLRSAMHEANVSLELCAREVGGVSRRHPDRAELALGLLELQGVVATALEGEGSESARRVYSRAMQLLQKQASAVRVKHFPVYWGWWFTAPNILTQQSRARILVGDMKAVEDQETRLQSYHCGWATSFHAGEHEFCLDCVARGLDLYDSERAVRNRAFFGGHDAKVCGLGESALSYLLLDDADASENAIGRCLDWAASTDHPGSMVHSLYYAIVLRRCQSRYDDVHALGEQMLALAERHGLAASQARANMYCGWAELMTSADERGRERFQRGLLLQQQLGTDDNFSMHSDMHAQVLQRLGKPVEALATVHNAINVGRNSGQRFWLAELYRLSARLRRDLNEPPSSIRRDLVRAVQIAEGQKAAWLAERAKQGLDGLPRP; the protein is encoded by the coding sequence ATGAAAACCCTCGACGCGCGAATTCGGTTCTCAGGTGAGCGGCGACAGGTCACGGCTCTTTTCTATGACATTGTCGGCTCGACGGAGCTTTTGTTACGCAGCGAGCCGGAGAAATTCTTTCGCGCTGTCTCGGCATTACATCAGAGCGCCGAAACGATCATCAAAAGGCACGGGGGATTTCTTCATCAGCGGCTCGGAGATGGGGGATGCTGTTTCTTCGGCTATCCCGACCAATCCGAAGATGCAGCTGAAAGCGCGGTACAGGCTTCGCTGGAGTTGCTTGGTATTGTAACGAGCACCAAGGCCAAGGCGCGCACCGCCTTCAGGCTTCGGATCGGTGTTGCCACCGGTCTGGTCGTCTTCTCCACGCAAGGAGACGAGATTGTCGGGACGGCGCCCGTCCTGGCGGCACGCCTGCAGGCGGAGGCCGAACCGAATTCCGTTCTGGTCGCAGGTTCGACCGTTCAGCTCACCCGGCACAAGTTCGACTACGCCCTGATAAGGAAGGCCAAGCTCAAAGGCTTCGAAGACCCCGTGGCGCTCTGGCGCCCCCGCGACCGCGGTCGACTAACCTCTGAACCGTCACTACCCCATGTGTGGGACCGGCCGATCAGAGGCAGGGAAAATGAGCTCGCCGCTCTTTTGAGCGCCTGGAATTCAGCGCGCGATGGCAAGGGCAGTTCGATCACCGTGGTCGGAGAGGCAGGCATCGGCAAATCCAGGCTGATCGGCGAACTCGCCCGCAACCTCTTGCAAACGCCGCACGAGACCCTGATCTTTCAGTGCGGCAGGCGCATGGAGAGCCAGCCTCTGCACCCGTTTTTGTCTTTTCTCGATAGGCTTGTCGGCGAAGCTTCGATCCTGAAGGATGGCGATAGCGCGGCTTTCATGCAGGCGCTTCGAGCATCCGGCCGAAAGGTCAACGCGAGCGTCGCCCAGACCATTCTCTCATTCACGTCGGACCGCTCGCCAGCGACCTCGCGCAATATTCGCGTGTCGAATCTCTCCGACCGCGCATTCAGGCGGGAGGTGATCGAAGCCGCGGCTGACATCCTGACCTGCAAAGTGACAGCGGTTCCGACCCTCCTCGTCTTCGAGGATGTCCACTGGGCTGACGGCATGACGCTGGAGCTGATCGACCGGCTCGGATCGCTCGCAGGCCAGTTGCCGATCCTCGTGGTTCAGACGTCGAGGATAAGACGGTCCCTGGCGCTGGCAACCGAGATAGAATTAACCGGCCTGGCCTCTGCCGCAGTTCGCGACCTCGTCGCCTCGATCTGGGGGGAGCCTCCTCCGCCGGGCCTTGACGACTTCATCCTGGATCAATGCGATGGCATGCCGCTCTATGCGGAAGAACTGGCCAACTTCTTCCGGGCAAGGCAACCACTGAGCAAGGCCTCGTCCGAATGGCAGGAGCTGCTCAGGGAAGGCGGCGTCACCTCGCTCAACGATCTGCTGTCCGCGAGACTCGCTGCGACCGGTTCGGCGCGACGGGTGGCGCAATTTGCAAGCGTTATCGGCCGCGAATTCAGCATGTCGCTGCTCGCCTACCTCCTAGAAGGGGTCGACCGGCAGGCCGTCGACGTCGCCGTCGAGCGGCTTCTCTCTCAAGGCATCATCGAGCCTTCCTCCATTGGGCCTGGCTCCTTTCAGTTCCGGCACGTGCTGACCCAGGAAGCCGCCTATAGCAGCCTTCTCAAGACCGACAGACGCCGCATCCACAAGCGGATCGCCGATCTGTTGATCGGTGAAGCAAAGCCCAGCCTGCCGGCTGCCATCGCCGCCTGGCAGTGTGCCGAAGCAGGCCTGCACGACGCCGCGGCGCGGTTTGCCCTGGCGGCGGCGGAAGCAAGCGTCCTCCGCTCGGCGATGCACGAGGCAAACGTATCGCTCGAGCTCTGTGCACGGGAAGTCGGCGGCGTTTCCCGGCGCCATCCCGATCGCGCCGAGCTGGCATTGGGTCTGCTCGAACTTCAGGGTGTCGTTGCGACCGCACTTGAAGGTGAAGGCTCGGAAAGCGCGCGGCGGGTCTATTCACGCGCCATGCAGCTTCTGCAGAAGCAGGCCTCGGCCGTTCGGGTCAAACATTTCCCGGTCTATTGGGGATGGTGGTTCACCGCGCCCAATATTCTGACGCAGCAGTCCCGCGCGCGCATTCTCGTGGGAGACATGAAGGCCGTCGAGGATCAGGAGACGCGGCTTCAATCCTATCATTGCGGATGGGCGACGAGCTTCCATGCCGGCGAGCACGAATTCTGCCTCGATTGCGTCGCCAGAGGCCTTGACCTTTACGATTCCGAAAGAGCGGTCAGAAATCGCGCCTTCTTCGGCGGACATGACGCCAAGGTCTGCGGCCTGGGCGAGAGCGCCCTCTCCTATCTATTGCTCGACGATGCCGACGCCAGCGAAAATGCGATCGGGCGGTGCCTGGACTGGGCGGCCTCGACCGATCATCCGGGCAGCATGGTTCATTCGCTTTATTACGCGATCGTCCTTCGCCGCTGCCAAAGCCGATATGACGATGTCCATGCGCTCGGCGAACAAATGCTGGCGCTTGCCGAGCGGCACGGCCTCGCCGCCAGCCAGGCCCGCGCCAATATGTATTGCGGCTGGGCGGAACTGATGACTTCCGCCGACGAGCGCGGCCGGGAACGCTTCCAACGCGGCCTGCTGCTCCAGCAGCAGTTGGGCACCGACGATAATTTTTCCATGCACAGCGACATGCATGCACAAGTGCTGCAGCGGCTCGGCAAGCCTGTTGAAGCGCTGGCTACCGTTCACAATGCCATCAATGTCGGCCGCAACAGCGGCCAGCGGTTCTGGCTGGCCGAACTCTATCGTCTCAGCGCAAGGCTGAGGCGGGATCTGAACGAGCCTCCCTCCTCGATCAGAAGGGACCTGGTGAGAGCGGTCCAGATTGCCGAAGGTCAGAAAGCCGCCTGGCTGGCCGAAAGAGCGAAGCAAGGTCTGGACGGGTTGCCAAGGCCGTAA